From a region of the Impatiens glandulifera chromosome 4, dImpGla2.1, whole genome shotgun sequence genome:
- the LOC124935234 gene encoding dirigent protein 17-like gives MNNYELESLVTGVFELTGEPAIIINGVPTLPSTDLVPIEVISNAELTIVTEFGEWLEGRGVRKIFEGKFYDGKVTMYDKENCWYRVLYEDNDFEDSDWHELEKVLLPLDVNVSLRTLGGENCGQQVLNRWRL, from the coding sequence ATGAACAACTATGAATTAGAGTCTTTAGTAACAGGGGTGTTTGAATTAACCGGAGAACCTGCAATTATCATCAATGGTGTGCCTACACTTCCATCAACAGATCTAGTTCCAATTGAGGTAATTTCTAATGCAGAGTTAACTATAGTCACTGAATTTGGAGAATGGTTGGAAGGAAGAGGAGTTAGAAAGATATTTGAAGGGAAATTTTATGACGGAAAGGTTACAATGTATGACAAGGAAAACTGTTGGTATAGAGTTTTGTATGAAGACAATGATTTTGAAGATTCGGATTGGCATGAGTTGGAAAAAGTGCTTCTTCCATTGGATGTAAATGTCTCATTGAGGACCTTAGGGGGAGAAAATTGTGGCCAACAAGTCTTGAACAGGTGGAGattataa